Proteins from one Desulfuribacillus alkaliarsenatis genomic window:
- a CDS encoding MarR family winged helix-turn-helix transcriptional regulator, whose product MDSAFEILFSGQQYKRLYEKKCHLIFEKYGLTKVEIEILLFLENNKQYDTAKDVVDLKFFAKSHVSKAISSLITRGLLYSEADEFDRRCVHLKISDEAKPVIGEAKKMREELLTIIYNGISDEEKEVMFNIADKILGNIKEAIEKED is encoded by the coding sequence ATGGATAGTGCATTTGAAATTCTATTTAGTGGGCAACAATATAAGAGATTGTATGAAAAAAAATGCCACTTGATTTTTGAGAAGTATGGTCTTACTAAGGTTGAGATTGAAATTTTGTTATTTTTGGAAAACAATAAACAGTACGATACGGCAAAAGATGTAGTCGATTTGAAGTTTTTTGCCAAATCCCATGTGTCCAAAGCTATTTCTTCTCTTATTACTAGGGGATTATTGTATTCAGAAGCTGATGAGTTCGATAGAAGATGTGTTCATTTGAAAATATCTGACGAGGCAAAACCAGTAATTGGAGAAGCTAAGAAGATGCGAGAAGAGCTATTAACCATAATCTACAATGGTATTTCAGATGAAGAAAAGGAAGTTATGTTTAACATCGCTGACAAGATACTAGGCAATATAAAAGAAGCAATCGAAAAGGAAGATTGA
- a CDS encoding citrate/2-methylcitrate synthase — protein MVNVSQETIKKYSEKYSSVCVDKNQIDPSLYEEYGVKRGLRDKSGKGVLSGITNISDVIAYEKIDGESVPCEGRLIYRGYNVIDLVNGFPKDKCQGFEESAYLLLFGSLPTEAQLAEFKEILAGCMNLPKNFVKDVIMKAPSNDIMNSMTKSVLTLASYDEKASDLSLDNVLRQCLSLIGRFPMLAVYGYHAYNHYDCGESFYIHRPDENLSTAENILRMLRPDKSYTELEARVLDIALVLHMEHGGGNNSTFTTRVVSSSGSDTYSTIAAALSSLKGPKHGGANIKVVEMMDDIKANVADIHDEAEVERYLSKILNRQAFDQRGLIYGMGHAVYSISDPREVIFRSFVEKLAEEKDRQSDFALYSMIERLAPEVIARERRIYKGVSANVDFYSGFVYSMLDIPLQLYTPIFAMARIVGWSAHRLEELINVDKIMRPAYKSIVSEKDYIEMTNR, from the coding sequence ATGGTAAATGTAAGCCAGGAAACGATTAAAAAATACTCAGAAAAGTACAGTTCAGTTTGCGTTGATAAGAATCAGATTGACCCGAGTCTTTATGAAGAGTATGGGGTAAAGCGCGGTCTTAGAGATAAAAGTGGAAAAGGTGTCCTTTCAGGAATTACCAATATTTCTGATGTAATTGCTTATGAAAAAATTGATGGGGAAAGCGTGCCATGTGAAGGAAGACTTATTTATCGAGGATATAATGTCATTGACTTGGTAAATGGGTTTCCAAAGGATAAATGCCAAGGGTTTGAAGAAAGCGCATATTTACTCTTATTTGGTTCCCTTCCTACTGAGGCACAGCTGGCAGAATTTAAAGAAATTTTAGCGGGATGCATGAACTTGCCGAAAAACTTTGTAAAAGACGTCATTATGAAGGCGCCAAGTAATGATATTATGAATTCTATGACAAAGAGTGTTCTTACATTAGCCTCATACGATGAAAAAGCATCTGATTTATCATTGGACAATGTATTGCGCCAATGTCTGTCCCTAATCGGAAGATTTCCGATGCTAGCAGTCTATGGCTATCATGCGTACAACCATTACGATTGTGGTGAGAGCTTCTACATACATAGGCCTGACGAGAATCTTTCCACAGCAGAAAACATTCTTAGGATGTTACGACCAGACAAAAGCTATACTGAGCTTGAAGCTAGGGTGCTAGATATTGCCTTAGTTCTACACATGGAGCATGGCGGTGGAAATAACTCGACATTTACAACAAGGGTCGTATCTTCATCTGGTTCTGATACATATTCAACGATTGCCGCAGCACTATCGTCATTAAAGGGACCGAAGCATGGTGGAGCGAATATTAAGGTCGTTGAGATGATGGATGATATTAAAGCTAATGTTGCAGATATACATGATGAAGCTGAGGTAGAGCGATATCTGTCTAAAATCCTTAATCGGCAAGCATTTGATCAAAGAGGTTTAATATATGGCATGGGACATGCTGTCTACTCCATTTCTGATCCTAGGGAAGTTATTTTCAGGAGTTTTGTAGAGAAATTAGCTGAGGAGAAAGATAGACAATCAGACTTTGCATTGTACTCTATGATAGAACGACTAGCACCAGAAGTCATAGCCAGAGAACGTCGTATTTATAAAGGTGTTAGTGCTAACGTTGATTTCTACAGCGGCTTCGTATACAGTATGTTGGATATTCCGTTACAGCTTTATACTCCAATTTTCGCTATGGCGAGAATTGTTGGCTGGAGTGCGCACCGTTTAGAGGAACTAATCAATGTTGACAAAATCATGAGACCAGCCTATAAAAGTATCGTTAGTGAAAAAGATTATATAGAAATGACAAATAGATAG
- a CDS encoding diguanylate cyclase domain-containing protein — protein sequence MRKVAKVLLFLIFFSGVASVPGVHADESQLSVDQGKLHIQDIANNQVLSLSGEWEFYWNQLLRPSDFSDATVEFVDYYPLPQLWMGETKRNQSIQSIGAATYRMELSISQEEIGTLQGFAIRMPFVYSAYELWFNGELIARNGNVGLNKDSERAVREPKVISIAPQAGNNEIVLQISNHRFYRGGINQEIKFGSAEILYQSRENQLVKDIFMAGSFLIVGVFFCLLYLIRRREIAILYFSFLCLLFLLRTLISNEIYINQLIAGFNWEIGNRIEASITFLGVPLMVILLGELYKNQFSLRFLQAWKWGLLFGVITVLLLPHTIYDRLLVYVYAALIVYGAYILVAFIRYYDKSLREFYVLVIGKTVLFLFAIHDIVVTYSNLEASLKIQIGMYIFIFSLGYALVLFLYRNFETIEMLKNENESMLKEISTMNQELEKLVDKRTQQLEDTNKRLLELSMVDCLTQVPNRLQFNQKLEEFLFAAKNESKPLSILFIDIDFFKNYNDYYGHLQGDQALKDVAKVLQEYVLQEDAFLARYGGEEFVVLCLNKDSAQTFQLAEKLRKAVEKLKIPHKSSTISKYITISVGAISVHPENRQPTALLDIADQALYGAKNEGRNRSVMN from the coding sequence ATGAGAAAAGTTGCTAAGGTTTTACTTTTTCTTATATTTTTTTCGGGGGTTGCTTCAGTACCAGGTGTCCATGCTGATGAATCCCAGCTTAGCGTTGACCAAGGTAAGCTCCATATTCAAGACATTGCAAATAATCAAGTGCTCTCTTTATCAGGTGAATGGGAATTCTACTGGAATCAGCTGCTACGTCCGTCTGATTTTTCCGATGCAACAGTTGAATTTGTAGACTACTATCCATTGCCACAGCTTTGGATGGGAGAAACTAAACGTAATCAATCCATTCAGTCTATAGGTGCAGCAACTTATAGGATGGAGCTATCTATTAGTCAGGAGGAAATCGGTACATTACAAGGCTTTGCGATTAGGATGCCATTTGTGTATTCTGCCTATGAGTTATGGTTTAATGGTGAGCTAATAGCACGGAATGGGAATGTTGGTCTTAATAAAGATAGTGAAAGAGCTGTTCGTGAGCCTAAAGTTATTTCAATAGCTCCTCAAGCAGGAAACAATGAAATCGTACTACAAATCAGTAATCATCGATTTTATCGCGGTGGAATTAATCAAGAGATTAAATTTGGGTCTGCAGAAATACTTTATCAAAGCAGAGAAAATCAATTAGTAAAAGATATTTTCATGGCTGGTAGCTTCTTAATAGTTGGTGTGTTTTTCTGCTTACTTTATTTAATACGTAGAAGAGAGATAGCTATTTTATACTTTTCTTTCCTGTGCTTGTTGTTTTTACTACGCACACTTATTAGTAATGAAATATATATCAACCAGCTTATCGCTGGCTTTAACTGGGAAATAGGGAATCGTATTGAAGCTAGTATAACATTCCTAGGCGTACCGCTGATGGTAATATTATTAGGAGAGTTGTACAAAAACCAATTTTCTTTAAGGTTTTTGCAAGCTTGGAAGTGGGGTCTTTTATTTGGTGTTATAACTGTTTTACTGTTGCCACATACAATTTATGACCGCTTATTGGTCTATGTATATGCAGCTCTAATTGTTTATGGAGCGTATATATTAGTAGCTTTTATTCGTTATTATGATAAGTCATTGCGTGAATTCTACGTGCTTGTTATTGGGAAGACAGTTCTATTTCTGTTCGCAATTCATGATATTGTAGTTACTTATAGTAATCTAGAAGCAAGCTTGAAGATTCAGATTGGCATGTATATCTTTATATTTTCACTTGGCTATGCACTGGTGCTGTTTTTGTATAGAAACTTTGAAACGATCGAGATGTTAAAAAATGAAAATGAGAGTATGTTAAAAGAAATATCTACAATGAATCAGGAGTTGGAAAAACTAGTCGATAAACGCACTCAACAATTAGAGGATACAAACAAGCGGCTATTAGAATTATCTATGGTTGATTGTTTGACACAAGTGCCTAATCGACTGCAATTTAACCAGAAGTTAGAAGAATTTTTATTTGCAGCCAAGAATGAATCTAAACCTTTGTCAATCCTATTTATCGATATAGATTTTTTCAAAAACTATAACGATTATTACGGCCATCTTCAAGGCGACCAGGCACTTAAGGATGTAGCGAAGGTCCTGCAAGAATATGTTCTGCAAGAAGATGCTTTTTTAGCACGTTACGGCGGTGAAGAGTTTGTTGTATTATGCTTGAATAAAGATTCAGCACAGACATTTCAATTAGCAGAAAAGCTTAGAAAAGCAGTTGAAAAGCTAAAGATACCTCACAAAAGCTCTACTATTTCTAAATATATTACAATAAGTGTCGGTGCGATTTCTGTTCATCCAGAAAACCGACAACCGACAGCTTTATTAGACATAGCGGATCAAGCTCTGTATGGTGCTAAGAATGAGGGGCGTAATCGCAGTGTAATGAATTAG
- a CDS encoding chromate transporter, translated as MAGEQQNTFKSLLEILIVSTKLGLTSFGGPIAHLGYFHEEYIRRRRWMDEKAYADLVALCHFLPGPSSSQVGIGIGVMRAGILGGIVSFLGFTLPSVIVLILFALLLHSFGYTDAGWIHGLKIVAVVVVAHAILGMAKNLTPDVKRKTIALFAVVTTLLWQTAFTQVGVIILAGFLGFLIYKHHTLDDTSDEVKFPISKRVAIICLTLFFGLLIVLPILREATGMYWVAMFDSFYRAGSLVFGGGHVVLPLLEREFVPTGWLSQEQFIAGYGAAQAVPGPLFTFAAYIGAVINGWQGGLLATVAIFLPAFLLILGTLPFWDALRRNPNIKGALIGVNAAVVGILIAALYHPIWTNSILSAVDFAFAAVLFSMLVFWKLPPWVIVLTGALGGFLLTLLL; from the coding sequence ATGGCAGGAGAACAGCAAAATACATTCAAATCGCTATTAGAAATCCTTATAGTTTCAACTAAACTTGGGCTTACCTCTTTCGGTGGCCCAATTGCCCATTTGGGCTACTTTCACGAGGAGTATATTCGCAGAAGAAGATGGATGGACGAAAAAGCCTATGCAGATTTAGTAGCATTGTGTCATTTCCTGCCAGGACCCTCTAGTAGCCAAGTAGGAATTGGAATTGGGGTTATGAGGGCTGGTATTTTGGGTGGAATCGTTTCTTTTCTCGGGTTCACACTTCCATCCGTTATAGTGTTAATACTATTCGCTTTATTACTACACAGCTTTGGATATACAGACGCGGGCTGGATACATGGGTTGAAAATAGTAGCCGTTGTTGTGGTAGCACACGCTATTTTAGGGATGGCAAAGAATTTGACTCCCGACGTCAAAAGAAAAACCATAGCTTTATTTGCTGTTGTCACAACATTACTATGGCAAACTGCTTTCACTCAAGTTGGAGTTATTATATTAGCTGGATTTTTAGGATTTCTTATATATAAGCATCATACATTAGATGATACATCAGACGAAGTAAAATTCCCTATTTCCAAACGGGTTGCTATTATTTGTTTAACCCTATTTTTCGGATTGCTAATTGTTCTGCCCATATTGAGGGAAGCAACAGGTATGTATTGGGTTGCTATGTTTGATAGCTTTTATCGTGCGGGTTCACTGGTTTTCGGTGGAGGTCATGTAGTGTTACCATTACTTGAAAGAGAGTTTGTTCCTACAGGATGGCTAAGTCAAGAACAATTCATAGCTGGTTACGGAGCCGCGCAAGCCGTTCCAGGTCCTTTGTTTACTTTTGCCGCTTACATCGGTGCTGTTATTAATGGCTGGCAGGGTGGATTACTGGCAACTGTCGCTATTTTCTTGCCTGCTTTTCTGCTGATTTTAGGAACTTTGCCTTTTTGGGATGCATTGCGCCGTAATCCAAACATAAAGGGCGCTTTAATCGGCGTTAACGCTGCTGTCGTAGGTATCTTAATTGCAGCACTGTATCACCCAATCTGGACGAATTCGATTTTGTCGGCTGTGGACTTTGCTTTTGCTGCAGTTCTGTTTAGCATGCTAGTTTTTTGGAAATTACCACCGTGGGTGATTGTTTTAACAGGTGCATTAGGTGGATTTTTACTAACCTTGCTTTTGTAA
- a CDS encoding sensor histidine kinase, whose product MNNKTYKSFIFKLSLLAIIFMLLIGCAQQSINERPPIAINGVIDLSNWDLDEYVRVNLEGTWEFYWEQLIEPSVFSETRSTESLPSQRHGLLNNKNYINVPSAWPQAGYATYRLIVVLEQQSKRQEYSPEKQELISQQITNHLALHIPKLSTAYTLWINNELIASNGIVGMESDATIPHTEPKFVTFDTNNDSLDIVIQASNFHHSTGGILKNISLGTEDFITTFSNWQIAFDLIVFGSLFVVGIYHLIFYFYRKKEASNLYFGVFSIIVGIRALLVGTAFIFQLFPNFNWELALTIEYLTFYLGTPIFILYLRSILPQEISLKVIQLSIVISIFFSALVVLTPVRIYSQFNIYYQIIAIFLILYLLYALILACTRRRDGAIAIGLAVLFFVSTIINDILYENSLIFQSKSIIAASLSSWGFLVFVLSQSIILSRKFTKAFTRIEEMTENLKQLNESLEDKVNERTLALETSNKKLEQAYTDISNMEQSRSELLTNISHDLKSPMASVLGYANAILDGTIDTPEQQKRYLQRIKERIQGLNHLTEDLFDLTQLEARKLKLQVSTVSVEHLLQFVYKKYLQDVKSAQIQFIFEKNDSPCILKTLSIEVDIERIDRAFANIIYNAIKFTPAEGTISLDYDCLPADNPSEIIFKITDNGVGITADDLPQVFNRFFTGSKSRTNSGSGLGLSITKEIIEYHNGRIWVTSTPSIETTFYISLPLLQTYE is encoded by the coding sequence ATGAATAATAAAACTTATAAATCTTTCATTTTTAAATTATCACTACTGGCTATTATCTTTATGCTGTTAATAGGCTGTGCTCAGCAGTCTATTAACGAACGACCACCCATTGCTATTAATGGGGTTATTGATCTTTCAAACTGGGATTTAGATGAGTATGTAAGGGTTAATTTGGAAGGCACGTGGGAGTTCTATTGGGAGCAACTAATTGAGCCATCTGTGTTTTCAGAAACTAGAAGCACAGAAAGCCTCCCAAGCCAAAGACACGGCCTCTTAAATAACAAAAATTATATTAATGTCCCATCTGCATGGCCTCAAGCTGGCTATGCCACTTATAGATTAATAGTCGTATTGGAGCAGCAATCAAAGCGACAAGAATATTCACCAGAAAAACAAGAACTTATATCGCAGCAAATAACAAATCATTTAGCATTACACATACCTAAATTATCTACCGCTTATACGCTATGGATAAATAACGAATTAATTGCTTCTAATGGCATAGTGGGTATGGAATCTGATGCTACCATACCACATACAGAACCGAAATTCGTTACATTTGACACCAATAATGATAGTTTAGATATTGTCATTCAAGCATCTAACTTCCATCATTCCACTGGCGGTATTCTTAAAAATATCAGTCTCGGCACGGAAGATTTTATTACTACGTTCAGTAATTGGCAGATAGCCTTTGACTTAATAGTTTTTGGCAGTCTATTTGTTGTTGGAATCTATCATTTGATTTTCTATTTTTATAGAAAAAAAGAGGCTTCTAATTTATATTTCGGAGTCTTTTCCATTATTGTAGGTATTAGAGCGTTACTTGTAGGTACAGCATTTATTTTTCAACTGTTTCCAAACTTCAATTGGGAGCTTGCACTTACGATTGAGTACCTAACCTTTTATCTTGGCACACCAATATTCATCCTCTACCTTAGATCAATCCTACCGCAGGAAATATCACTGAAAGTAATCCAACTTTCCATTGTCATTAGTATTTTTTTTAGTGCACTTGTTGTCCTAACACCTGTAAGAATCTATTCACAATTTAATATCTACTATCAGATAATCGCAATCTTTCTAATACTATATTTGCTTTATGCCTTAATATTAGCATGCACACGCAGACGAGATGGTGCAATTGCCATAGGATTAGCTGTTCTGTTTTTCGTCAGCACTATCATAAACGATATTCTTTATGAAAACTCACTAATTTTCCAAAGTAAGAGTATTATTGCAGCTAGCTTATCTTCCTGGGGTTTTCTAGTGTTTGTTTTGTCGCAGTCTATTATCTTGTCTAGAAAGTTTACTAAAGCTTTCACACGAATCGAGGAAATGACGGAAAATCTTAAACAGTTAAACGAAAGCTTAGAAGATAAGGTGAATGAAAGAACACTCGCCTTAGAAACATCAAATAAAAAACTTGAACAAGCCTATACCGATATATCAAATATGGAGCAATCCCGCAGTGAGCTATTGACTAATATCTCCCATGATTTAAAGAGTCCAATGGCCTCTGTGCTTGGGTATGCAAACGCTATTTTAGATGGGACAATCGACACTCCTGAGCAGCAAAAGCGTTATTTGCAAAGAATAAAAGAGCGAATCCAAGGTCTAAACCATTTAACTGAAGACCTGTTCGATTTAACGCAGCTCGAAGCTAGAAAGTTAAAGCTGCAAGTAAGTACTGTATCTGTTGAGCACCTTTTACAATTCGTCTACAAAAAATACTTGCAGGACGTAAAAAGTGCACAAATTCAATTTATCTTTGAAAAGAATGATAGCCCATGCATACTTAAAACTCTATCTATTGAAGTTGACATCGAGCGTATTGACCGAGCATTCGCCAACATCATTTATAACGCAATTAAATTTACACCTGCAGAAGGTACAATTTCGTTAGACTATGATTGCCTACCTGCTGACAACCCAAGTGAAATAATATTCAAAATCACCGATAATGGAGTTGGTATAACAGCAGATGATTTACCGCAGGTATTCAATCGATTCTTTACTGGCTCTAAATCTAGAACCAACAGCGGAAGTGGGTTAGGATTATCAATTACCAAGGAAATAATCGAATATCACAATGGACGCATCTGGGTTACCAGTACGCCAAGTATAGAGACTACATTCTATATCTCTTTGCCGTTGCTGCAAACTTATGAATAG
- a CDS encoding ABC transporter permease encodes MNIFRLIVSNLLAKKARFIFTLMGITLGITSLVILITLGSGLRDQIHQQASDFGANLIITPKGWCAFEQSKVLSGTQLPDAILPDDVEKIDGIEGIRVMPYLTVGSAINNEPVSVTGVRIDEIVKSKGWTVKEGRTEAEGNEVIAGAAIAESFELSIGQTFRFRGVEFTLIGILEATGTSDDGVLFVPLEAAQEAYATEGRVSYIAVQVEDINKVDHYAQEIAKRANVAVITDRQLLNSVLNVINTVNATLQVVAAVAVLTAAFGIINTMLTATYERKKEIGILKATGASNINIFRIFLGESAFYGLLGGAIGLIVGSLAAMFITPYIAQNEFAAFIGNANIQSFLAITDMVKILVGSIVLAIVAGLYPAWRAARLTPVEAINHE; translated from the coding sequence GTGAATATTTTCAGACTTATAGTTAGCAATTTATTAGCGAAAAAGGCCCGCTTCATTTTTACTTTAATGGGGATAACATTAGGGATAACCTCCCTTGTTATCCTCATTACTTTAGGGAGTGGACTTAGGGATCAAATACACCAGCAGGCCTCAGATTTTGGTGCGAATTTAATAATTACACCTAAGGGTTGGTGTGCTTTTGAACAATCGAAAGTTTTAAGTGGGACTCAACTCCCAGATGCAATACTCCCAGATGATGTTGAAAAAATCGATGGCATCGAAGGAATTAGGGTTATGCCTTACCTTACAGTTGGATCAGCAATAAATAATGAACCAGTGTCGGTAACGGGAGTACGGATTGATGAAATAGTTAAATCTAAGGGTTGGACAGTAAAAGAAGGACGTACTGAAGCTGAAGGCAATGAAGTTATAGCTGGAGCAGCAATAGCAGAATCTTTTGAATTATCAATAGGACAAACCTTCAGATTTAGAGGTGTAGAGTTTACCTTGATAGGCATTCTAGAAGCGACGGGGACAAGCGATGATGGTGTATTATTTGTACCATTAGAAGCAGCCCAGGAAGCCTATGCAACTGAAGGAAGGGTATCATATATTGCCGTTCAAGTAGAAGATATTAATAAAGTAGACCATTACGCACAAGAAATAGCTAAGCGAGCAAACGTAGCCGTTATTACTGACCGTCAGTTGTTAAATTCTGTTCTAAACGTAATTAATACTGTTAATGCAACGCTTCAGGTTGTTGCTGCGGTAGCAGTGTTAACCGCAGCCTTTGGAATTATTAATACAATGCTAACAGCAACCTATGAACGAAAGAAAGAGATCGGGATTTTGAAGGCAACTGGAGCTTCAAATATTAATATATTCAGAATCTTTTTAGGTGAGTCTGCTTTTTATGGATTGCTTGGAGGTGCGATTGGCTTAATAGTAGGGTCATTAGCTGCTATGTTTATCACCCCATATATTGCTCAGAATGAATTTGCAGCATTCATAGGAAATGCTAATATCCAATCGTTTTTAGCAATCACTGATATGGTTAAGATCCTAGTTGGCTCAATAGTATTAGCGATAGTAGCGGGGTTATATCCTGCTTGGCGGGCTGCAAGATTAACTCCAGTGGAGGCGATTAATCATGAATAA
- a CDS encoding ABC transporter ATP-binding protein, whose translation MNKSVEMNKIVEENNIIEVKNVHKSYGSGSAATHALRGIDLKINSGTFNCIVGPSGHGKSTLLQIIGGLDKPTSGQVNVMGEQINALSDQKLANFRSLKLGFVFQFFNLLKGLTVLENIQIPLMFAKIPAKQQEQRAKELLQLVDLSEKAQAKAFELSGGQKQRVAIARALANNPELLLMDEPTGNLDSESEAEVLKIIHELHRNGKTIVMVTHSKEIADQGERIITIKDGMVCE comes from the coding sequence ATGAATAAAAGCGTTGAAATGAATAAAATCGTTGAAGAGAATAACATCATTGAAGTGAAAAATGTGCACAAAAGCTATGGATCAGGAAGCGCCGCGACACACGCCTTAAGAGGTATAGACTTAAAAATAAACAGTGGTACATTTAATTGTATTGTTGGTCCATCAGGACATGGTAAGAGTACACTTTTACAAATAATAGGTGGCTTAGACAAGCCTACTTCAGGTCAAGTTAATGTAATGGGAGAACAAATCAATGCTTTATCTGATCAGAAGCTAGCTAATTTTCGCTCACTAAAACTAGGCTTTGTATTTCAATTCTTTAATTTACTTAAAGGCCTTACAGTACTTGAAAATATTCAAATCCCGCTAATGTTCGCTAAGATTCCAGCAAAACAGCAGGAACAAAGGGCCAAAGAACTACTTCAGCTAGTCGATTTAAGTGAAAAGGCACAGGCCAAGGCATTTGAACTGAGCGGAGGTCAAAAGCAACGGGTAGCTATTGCAAGAGCACTGGCAAACAATCCTGAGTTACTGCTCATGGATGAACCAACCGGTAATTTAGACTCAGAGTCAGAGGCGGAAGTGCTAAAAATTATTCATGAACTTCATAGAAACGGCAAAACAATTGTGATGGTAACGCACAGCAAAGAAATCGCCGACCAAGGTGAACGAATTATCACTATTAAAGATGGTATGGTTTGTGAATAG
- a CDS encoding YkvI family membrane protein, translating into MNRNEVTIFKVAATYIGTIVGAGFATGQEMLQFFIKFGILGLFGILITIVLFIFFGEVIMMLGKRYNAKSHLEIIQKSGGKTFGKAMDILIIIFLFGGLTAMIAGTGALFEQQFNMPILLGNITMALITAITVLRGIEGVVNSMGYVVPFLLFTVLGTCAISIINNPPELLTMEMFIGGSEFISNWVLAAILFVSYNMVIVVAVLGPLGAKVTDLRTIRKGALLGGLSLGIGSIMIYLTLTSQVKNVYMLEVPMIYIAREISPVILILYTGVLIAAIYTTAVGSLFGFVSRFTNLNKTPASSWSLVFITTIFALLASQFGFSNLVKYLYPMIGFAGIALLLSLLYAVIRDLWSQGTSC; encoded by the coding sequence ATGAACAGAAATGAAGTAACTATATTTAAAGTTGCGGCGACATATATTGGTACAATTGTTGGCGCTGGATTTGCTACAGGTCAAGAGATGCTACAATTTTTTATAAAATTTGGCATCCTTGGCCTGTTCGGCATTTTAATAACTATTGTCCTCTTCATATTTTTTGGTGAGGTTATTATGATGCTAGGCAAGCGTTACAACGCAAAGTCCCATTTAGAAATAATTCAAAAATCGGGTGGAAAAACCTTTGGGAAAGCTATGGACATATTAATCATTATCTTTCTGTTTGGCGGTTTAACAGCAATGATAGCAGGTACTGGAGCATTGTTTGAACAACAGTTTAACATGCCCATACTCTTAGGTAATATAACAATGGCCCTCATTACTGCTATTACTGTTTTAAGGGGAATAGAAGGTGTAGTTAATTCCATGGGCTATGTGGTTCCTTTTTTATTGTTTACTGTCCTAGGTACATGTGCAATATCGATTATAAATAATCCGCCAGAATTATTAACGATGGAAATGTTTATAGGTGGTAGTGAGTTTATATCTAATTGGGTATTGGCGGCCATTTTGTTTGTGTCCTACAACATGGTGATTGTAGTTGCCGTCTTAGGTCCATTGGGTGCTAAGGTTACGGATTTACGGACTATTAGGAAAGGTGCTTTACTAGGAGGACTTAGTTTAGGTATTGGGTCAATTATGATATATCTAACGCTCACGAGTCAGGTTAAAAACGTGTATATGTTAGAGGTACCAATGATTTATATTGCGCGCGAAATTTCTCCAGTTATACTTATTCTGTACACCGGCGTTTTAATTGCTGCTATTTATACTACGGCTGTTGGATCTTTGTTTGGATTTGTTTCAAGATTTACGAATCTTAATAAAACGCCAGCGTCTAGTTGGTCACTTGTTTTTATTACAACAATATTTGCTTTGCTTGCCAGTCAGTTTGGATTTTCCAATCTCGTAAAATATCTATATCCTATGATAGGGTTTGCTGGAATTGCGCTACTATTAAGCTTGCTCTACGCAGTTATACGTGATTTATGGTCGCAGGGTACGTCTTGCTGA